In Pseudomonas nunensis, a single window of DNA contains:
- the rmuC gene encoding DNA recombination protein RmuC: protein MLEERLAMAQLAQDGLNAQLDACRDEIGDLSQANSTKQAELAALRREVELLQIERDDARDAAHAWNIERAGKEAELRRLDAQSASLNAELREQQESHQQRLNDLQGSRDELRAQFAELAGKIFDEREQRFAETSQQRLGQLLDPLKERIQSFEKRVEESYQAEARERFSLAKELERLQQLNLRLSDEATNLTRALKGQKTQGNWGELILERVLEHAGLEKGREYQTQVTLKGPDGERFQPDVIIYLPGDKQVVVDSKVSLTAYQQYVAADDDAIGQIAIKQHVLSLRNHVKGLSGKDYKRLDGLHSLDFVLLFVPIEAAFSAALQAEPTLFQEAFDRNIVIVSPTTLLATLRVIDSLWKQERQTQNAREIAERAGWLYDKFVLFIQDLDEVGNRLQQLDKAYSSARNKLTEGRGNLVSRSEQLKLLGARASKSLPADLLERAMTDVDGLAELPE from the coding sequence CTGCTGGAAGAGCGACTGGCCATGGCCCAACTGGCCCAGGACGGCCTGAATGCCCAGCTCGATGCGTGCCGCGACGAAATCGGTGACCTGAGCCAGGCCAACTCCACCAAGCAAGCTGAGCTGGCCGCGCTGCGCCGTGAAGTCGAACTGCTGCAAATCGAACGCGATGACGCTCGCGACGCGGCCCACGCCTGGAACATCGAACGCGCCGGCAAAGAGGCTGAGTTGCGTCGCCTGGACGCGCAGAGCGCTTCCCTCAACGCCGAGCTGCGCGAACAGCAGGAAAGCCATCAGCAGCGTCTCAACGACCTTCAGGGCTCCCGGGATGAATTGCGGGCACAGTTCGCCGAGTTGGCGGGCAAGATCTTCGATGAGCGCGAGCAGCGTTTCGCCGAAACCAGCCAGCAGCGCCTCGGACAGTTGCTTGATCCGCTGAAGGAGCGCATCCAGTCCTTCGAAAAACGCGTTGAAGAAAGCTATCAGGCCGAAGCCCGTGAACGCTTTTCCCTGGCCAAGGAACTGGAGCGCCTGCAACAGCTCAACCTGCGTCTGAGCGACGAAGCCACCAACCTGACCCGTGCCTTGAAAGGCCAGAAAACCCAGGGCAACTGGGGCGAGCTGATTCTCGAACGCGTGCTCGAACACGCCGGCCTGGAGAAGGGCCGCGAGTACCAGACTCAAGTCACCCTCAAAGGTCCGGACGGCGAGCGTTTCCAGCCGGACGTGATCATTTATCTGCCCGGCGACAAGCAAGTGGTGGTCGACTCCAAGGTCAGCCTCACGGCGTATCAGCAATACGTCGCCGCCGATGACGATGCCATCGGCCAGATTGCGATCAAGCAGCACGTGCTGTCCCTGCGCAATCACGTCAAAGGCTTGTCCGGCAAGGATTACAAGCGACTCGACGGTCTGCACAGCCTGGATTTCGTTTTGTTGTTTGTGCCGATCGAAGCGGCATTTTCCGCAGCGTTGCAGGCTGAGCCGACGCTGTTCCAAGAGGCCTTTGATCGCAACATCGTGATCGTCAGCCCGACCACGTTGCTCGCGACGTTGCGGGTTATCGACAGCCTGTGGAAACAGGAACGCCAGACCCAGAACGCCCGGGAAATCGCCGAGCGGGCCGGGTGGCTGTACGACAAGTTCGTGTTGTTCATCCAGGACCTGGACGAAGTCGGCAATCGCTTGCAGCAACTGGATAAAGCCTACAGCTCGGCGCGCAACAAACTGACAGAAGGGCGCGGCAACCTGGTCAGCCGCAGCGAGCAACTGAAGCTGCTCGGTGCCCGGGCAAGCAAGAGCCTGCCGGCGGATTTGCTCGAACGGGCGATGACCGATGTGGATGGGTTGGCGGAGTTGCCTGAGTAA
- a CDS encoding OmpP1/FadL family transporter, whose translation MKKVMLKTTLSLAVTLASTQLFASGFAINEQSISGMGTGFAGRSSSADDASTIFGNPAGMSRIKREQVTGGAAMLDAHTDISNASSSPNSGSNHGDMVPFIAVPMGYYVKPIDDQWAVGVGVYAPFGLVTDYEHGFAGRYFGSTSDVKVVTLQPTVSYAFNDKVSIGFGPTINRIDGKLESNISATQAAPDGEVKIKGDDTALGYNIGILAQLTDSTRAGLTYHSKVKYKLEGNTKVNYGVLGLLGQNPSQKYDASLDLTTPESVDFSVTHQLDDKWTLYAGSTWTRWSRLKEITVENKGVPTILNGQFGSITEEQNWHDTWAHAIGASYQLNKQWVLRTGLSFDQAPTNNVDRSPRIPTGDRKIFSLGAGWSPTEDLTIDVAYSYLREEAVTVNNTNDRGQSYNAKYENSANGFGVGATYRF comes from the coding sequence ATGAAAAAAGTCATGCTCAAAACCACCCTTAGCCTCGCCGTTACCTTGGCATCCACCCAGCTCTTCGCAAGTGGCTTCGCCATCAACGAACAAAGTATTAGCGGGATGGGTACAGGTTTTGCTGGGCGATCTTCCTCTGCCGATGACGCAAGCACCATTTTTGGCAACCCTGCCGGCATGTCCCGCATCAAGCGCGAACAAGTCACCGGCGGCGCTGCAATGCTCGACGCACACACCGATATCAGCAACGCCAGTTCCAGCCCGAACAGCGGCAGCAACCACGGCGACATGGTGCCGTTCATCGCCGTGCCGATGGGCTACTACGTCAAGCCTATCGATGATCAATGGGCAGTCGGTGTAGGCGTATACGCACCGTTCGGCCTGGTGACCGACTACGAGCACGGCTTCGCCGGCCGTTACTTCGGCAGCACCAGCGACGTGAAAGTCGTGACCCTGCAACCAACCGTGAGCTACGCCTTCAACGACAAGGTGTCGATCGGTTTCGGCCCGACCATCAACCGTATCGACGGCAAGCTGGAGTCGAACATCTCGGCTACCCAGGCCGCTCCGGATGGCGAAGTCAAAATCAAGGGCGACGATACCGCGCTGGGTTACAACATCGGGATCCTGGCTCAGTTGACCGACAGCACCCGTGCCGGCCTGACCTACCACTCGAAAGTGAAGTACAAGCTCGAAGGCAACACCAAGGTCAACTACGGCGTACTGGGCCTGCTGGGCCAGAACCCGAGCCAGAAGTACGACGCTTCGCTGGACCTGACCACGCCTGAATCGGTGGATTTCTCGGTCACTCACCAGCTTGATGACAAGTGGACCCTGTACGCAGGCAGCACCTGGACTCGCTGGAGCCGCCTGAAAGAAATCACCGTGGAAAACAAAGGTGTTCCGACCATTCTGAACGGTCAATTCGGCTCCATCACCGAAGAACAGAACTGGCACGACACTTGGGCTCACGCCATCGGCGCGTCCTACCAGCTGAACAAGCAATGGGTCCTGCGTACCGGTCTGTCCTTTGACCAGGCGCCGACCAACAACGTCGACCGCTCCCCACGCATCCCGACTGGCGATCGCAAGATTTTCAGCCTGGGCGCCGGCTGGAGCCCGACCGAAGACCTGACCATCGACGTCGCGTATTCGTACCTGCGCGAAGAGGCGGTGACCGTCAACAACACCAACGACCGTGGCCAGAGCTACAACGCCAAGTATGAAAACTCGGCGAACGGTTTCGGTGTTGGCGCAACCTACCGCTTCTGA
- a CDS encoding glutathione peroxidase produces the protein MLKRWLAVPALLMAFTGLAQAADCPELLQGSLPKLRAKESIDLCQRFAGKPLVVVNTASFCGFAPQFKGLEALYQRYKDQGLEVIGVPSNDFKQESKDGEETAKVCYVNYGVTFTMTEPQKVRGDDATHLFKVLAEQSSAPKWNFYKYVVDRQGKVIANFSSLTKPDNPEFIEAVEKALASKP, from the coding sequence ATGCTGAAACGCTGGCTTGCAGTCCCCGCGTTACTGATGGCGTTTACCGGATTGGCCCAGGCGGCCGACTGTCCCGAGCTGTTGCAGGGCTCGTTGCCCAAGTTGCGGGCCAAGGAATCCATCGATCTGTGCCAGCGCTTCGCCGGCAAGCCGCTGGTGGTGGTCAATACCGCCAGCTTCTGTGGTTTCGCTCCGCAATTCAAAGGCCTTGAGGCGCTGTATCAGCGCTACAAGGACCAAGGGCTGGAGGTGATCGGCGTTCCGTCGAATGACTTCAAGCAGGAATCGAAGGATGGCGAGGAGACCGCCAAGGTCTGCTACGTGAACTACGGCGTGACGTTTACCATGACCGAGCCGCAGAAAGTCCGTGGTGATGATGCGACCCATCTGTTCAAGGTCCTCGCCGAGCAAAGCAGTGCGCCGAAGTGGAATTTCTACAAATATGTGGTCGATCGCCAAGGCAAGGTGATCGCCAATTTCTCCAGCCTGACCAAGCCCGACAACCCTGAATTCATCGAGGCTGTAGAGAAAGCCCTGGCCTCGAAACCCTGA
- a CDS encoding MFS transporter yields MTSMWRTCGWVLVGSALILALSLGVRHGFGLFLAPMSAEFGWGRETFAFAIALQNLIWGLAQPFTGALADRFGAAKVVLVGGVLYAVGLICMGFADSGMTLSLSAGLLIGIGLSGTSFSVILGVVGRAVPPEKRSMGMGIASAAGSFGQFAMLPGTLGLIGWLGWSAALLVLGLLVALIVPLVSMLKDKPLPTLGHEQTLSEALREACSHSGFWLLAFGFFVCGFQVVFIGVHLPAYLVDQHLPASVGTTVLALIGLFNIFGTYTAGWLGGRMSKPRLLTGLYLLRAVVIGLFLWAPVTTTTAYLFGMAMGFLWLSTVPLTNGTVATLFGVRNLSMLGGIVFLFHQLGSFLGGWLGGVVYDRTGSYDLIWQVAILLSLLAAALNWPVRERPVARLQTQMSAI; encoded by the coding sequence ATGACATCGATGTGGCGTACGTGCGGTTGGGTTTTGGTGGGGAGTGCGCTGATTCTGGCGTTGTCATTGGGCGTGCGACACGGCTTCGGTCTGTTCCTGGCGCCGATGAGTGCCGAGTTCGGCTGGGGCCGTGAGACGTTTGCGTTTGCCATCGCCCTGCAAAACCTGATCTGGGGCCTGGCGCAGCCGTTCACCGGCGCTTTGGCTGATCGCTTCGGTGCGGCAAAAGTGGTGCTGGTCGGCGGCGTGTTATATGCGGTGGGCCTGATCTGCATGGGCTTTGCCGACTCGGGAATGACCTTGTCCCTGAGCGCCGGCCTGTTGATCGGCATCGGCCTGTCGGGCACGTCGTTCTCGGTGATCCTCGGCGTCGTCGGCCGTGCGGTGCCGCCAGAAAAACGCAGCATGGGCATGGGCATTGCCAGCGCCGCCGGTTCGTTCGGCCAGTTCGCCATGTTGCCCGGCACGCTAGGGCTGATCGGCTGGCTCGGCTGGTCCGCCGCGTTGCTGGTGCTGGGCCTGCTGGTGGCGCTGATCGTGCCGCTGGTGAGCATGCTCAAGGACAAGCCACTGCCGACCCTCGGCCATGAGCAAACCTTGTCCGAAGCGCTGCGCGAAGCCTGTTCCCACTCTGGTTTCTGGCTGCTGGCGTTCGGCTTTTTTGTTTGCGGTTTCCAAGTGGTGTTTATCGGTGTGCACTTGCCGGCCTATCTGGTGGATCAACATTTGCCGGCGTCGGTTGGCACCACGGTGCTGGCGCTGATCGGGCTGTTCAATATCTTCGGCACCTACACCGCAGGCTGGCTCGGCGGGCGGATGTCGAAGCCGCGTTTGCTGACCGGTTTGTACCTGTTGCGAGCGGTGGTGATCGGCCTGTTCCTGTGGGCGCCGGTCACCACGACCACGGCGTATCTGTTCGGCATGGCGATGGGGTTTTTGTGGTTGTCCACGGTGCCATTGACCAACGGCACCGTAGCGACCTTGTTCGGTGTACGAAACCTGTCCATGCTCGGTGGGATAGTTTTCCTGTTTCACCAGCTCGGTTCTTTCCTCGGCGGCTGGTTGGGCGGTGTGGTGTATGACCGGACTGGGAGCTACGACTTGATCTGGCAAGTGGCGATTCTTTTGAGCCTGTTGGCAGCAGCCTTGAACTGGCCGGTGCGCGAGCGCCCGGTGGCGCGCCTGCAAACCCAAATGAGTGCGATATGA
- a CDS encoding MarR family winged helix-turn-helix transcriptional regulator produces MLDSQCLCINLRRAARGVSRHYDGALDGFGINVAQYSLLCNLQRLDQPSISTLAEAMGLDRSTLGRNLRVLEGEGLVMLVEGEDMRNRIVKLTDAGAERLAAALPAWEAAQQRLIDRLGAEKRETLLRLLDELA; encoded by the coding sequence ATGCTCGATTCCCAATGTTTATGTATCAACCTGCGTCGCGCCGCCCGTGGCGTCAGCAGGCATTACGACGGCGCTCTTGATGGCTTCGGGATCAACGTTGCCCAGTATTCTTTGCTGTGCAATTTGCAGCGTCTGGATCAACCGAGTATTTCCACCCTGGCCGAAGCCATGGGCCTGGACCGCAGCACGTTGGGGCGCAATTTGCGCGTGCTGGAAGGCGAAGGGCTGGTGATGCTGGTCGAGGGCGAGGACATGCGTAACCGCATCGTCAAACTCACCGACGCCGGCGCAGAACGTCTGGCAGCCGCCTTGCCGGCCTGGGAAGCGGCGCAGCAGCGGTTGATTGACCGTCTGGGCGCCGAAAAACGTGAAACCTTACTGAGATTGCTGGACGAACTGGCTTGA
- a CDS encoding adenosylcobinamide-GDP ribazoletransferase, which translates to MLPFWIALQFLSSLPIRLPGMPAPQELGRSLLFYPLVGLLFGGLLWGLNGLLSGAPLMLHAALLLTVWVLLSGALHLDGLADSADAWLGGFGDRERTLTIMKDPRSGPIAVVTLVLVLLLKFAALLALIEQGHGVVLIIVPLIGRAALLGLFLTTRYVRAGGLGQALADHLPRKAGWQVLILSALACVLIAGVFKGLVALVLAAVGFVWLRQVMVRRLGGTTGDTAGALLELLEMAVLVGLALL; encoded by the coding sequence ATGTTGCCGTTCTGGATCGCCCTGCAATTCTTGAGCAGTCTGCCGATTCGTCTGCCGGGCATGCCGGCGCCTCAGGAATTGGGGCGCTCGCTGCTGTTTTATCCGCTGGTGGGGCTGCTGTTCGGCGGTCTGCTGTGGGGGCTGAACGGACTGTTATCGGGCGCGCCATTGATGCTGCACGCCGCGCTGCTGCTGACGGTTTGGGTGCTGCTCAGCGGCGCACTGCATCTGGACGGACTCGCCGACAGCGCCGATGCCTGGCTTGGCGGGTTTGGCGACCGTGAACGCACCCTGACCATCATGAAAGACCCGCGCAGCGGACCGATTGCGGTGGTCACGCTGGTGTTGGTGTTGCTGCTGAAGTTCGCCGCGTTGCTGGCGTTGATCGAGCAGGGGCACGGCGTTGTCTTGATCATCGTGCCGTTGATCGGACGTGCGGCGTTGTTGGGATTGTTCCTCACCACGCGGTATGTGCGGGCCGGTGGGTTGGGGCAGGCGTTGGCGGATCATCTGCCGCGCAAGGCTGGATGGCAGGTGCTGATACTCAGTGCGCTAGCCTGTGTGTTGATCGCGGGTGTTTTCAAAGGTCTGGTTGCGCTCGTGCTGGCGGCGGTGGGGTTTGTCTGGTTGCGCCAGGTGATGGTGCGGCGGTTGGGCGGGACCACGGGCGATACGGCGGGGGCGTTGCTGGAGTTGCTGGAGATGGCGGTGCTCGTAGGGCTGGCGCTGCTCTGA
- the cobC gene encoding alpha-ribazole phosphatase family protein, giving the protein MTLRLDLLRHGETELGGGLRGSLDDALTEKGWAQLRAAVIGQGPWDRLVSSPLQRCARFAEELGGQLGLPVQLEKDLQELHFGAWEGQSTAALMETSAEALGLFWTDPYSFTPPEGEPVADFSARVLAAVERLHGTYAGERVLLITHGGVMKLLLAQARGLPREQLLNVEVAHASLHSLSVGAGPLLREAS; this is encoded by the coding sequence ATGACTTTGCGCCTGGATTTGCTGCGCCACGGCGAAACCGAACTCGGCGGCGGCTTACGCGGCAGCCTCGACGATGCACTGACTGAAAAGGGCTGGGCGCAACTGCGTGCGGCGGTGATCGGGCAGGGGCCTTGGGATCGTCTGGTCAGCTCGCCGTTGCAGCGCTGTGCGCGATTTGCCGAAGAACTCGGCGGGCAGCTCGGTTTGCCGGTGCAACTGGAAAAAGACCTGCAAGAACTGCATTTCGGCGCCTGGGAAGGACAGAGCACGGCGGCGCTGATGGAAACCAGTGCCGAGGCGTTAGGATTGTTCTGGACCGATCCGTATTCGTTTACGCCGCCCGAGGGCGAGCCGGTGGCAGACTTTTCCGCGCGGGTGCTGGCGGCGGTCGAACGGCTGCACGGGACTTATGCAGGCGAGCGGGTGTTGCTGATCACCCACGGCGGGGTCATGAAGTTGCTGCTGGCCCAGGCCCGTGGCTTGCCCCGTGAGCAATTGCTCAACGTTGAAGTCGCCCATGCGTCGTTGCATTCACTGTCGGTCGGCGCCGGCCCGTTGTTACGGGAAGCGTCCTGA
- the cobT gene encoding nicotinate-nucleotide--dimethylbenzimidazole phosphoribosyltransferase, which yields MTQTWWLNPCKPIDAAVVEQAEARQQQLTKPAGSLGRLEAVAVQLAGLQGQVKPSLDQLWIAIFAGDHGVVAEGVSAFPQEVTGQMLHNFVTGGAAISVLARQLGASLEVVDLGTVTPSLNLPGVRHLNVGPGTANFVNGPAMTVAQGELALQAGRDSVLRAVAAGAQLFIGGEMGIGNTTAASALACALLDCPVVHLTGPGTGLNAAGVSHKAQVIERALVLHSAQRGDALHTLFNLGGFEIAALVGAYLACAQEGVAVLVDGFICSVAALVAVRLNPECREWLLFGHRGAEPGHRHVLETLNAEPLLDLGLRLGEGSGAALAVPLLRLACDLHGQMATFAEAAVADRPA from the coding sequence CTCAAACCTGGTGGCTGAACCCGTGCAAACCGATCGATGCGGCCGTCGTCGAACAGGCCGAAGCCCGGCAGCAGCAGCTGACCAAACCCGCCGGTTCCCTCGGCCGGCTGGAAGCGGTAGCGGTGCAATTGGCCGGGTTGCAGGGACAGGTCAAACCGAGTCTCGATCAACTCTGGATCGCGATCTTCGCGGGTGACCATGGCGTGGTCGCTGAAGGCGTATCGGCGTTTCCCCAGGAAGTCACCGGGCAGATGTTGCACAACTTTGTCACCGGCGGCGCGGCGATCAGCGTGTTGGCGCGGCAATTGGGTGCTTCCCTGGAAGTGGTCGATCTCGGCACCGTCACGCCGTCGCTGAACCTGCCCGGCGTGCGTCACCTGAATGTCGGCCCCGGCACCGCGAACTTTGTGAATGGCCCGGCGATGACCGTGGCCCAAGGTGAACTGGCGTTGCAGGCCGGTCGCGACAGCGTATTGCGCGCCGTTGCGGCGGGCGCGCAGTTGTTCATCGGTGGCGAAATGGGCATCGGCAACACCACGGCGGCCAGTGCGTTGGCCTGCGCCTTGCTGGATTGCCCGGTGGTGCATCTGACCGGGCCGGGCACGGGTTTGAACGCGGCGGGTGTCAGCCATAAAGCGCAAGTGATCGAGCGCGCGCTCGTGCTGCACAGCGCCCAGCGTGGCGATGCGTTGCACACCCTGTTCAACCTCGGCGGTTTTGAAATCGCGGCGTTGGTCGGTGCCTATCTCGCCTGCGCCCAGGAAGGCGTTGCGGTGCTGGTGGACGGCTTTATTTGCAGCGTCGCCGCGTTGGTCGCGGTGCGTTTGAACCCCGAGTGCCGTGAGTGGTTGCTGTTCGGCCATCGCGGCGCCGAGCCGGGTCATCGTCATGTGCTGGAAACCCTGAACGCCGAGCCTTTGCTCGATCTCGGTCTGCGCCTGGGCGAGGGCAGCGGTGCGGCGTTGGCGGTGCCGTTGTTGCGTCTGGCTTGCGATCTTCATGGGCAGATGGCGACCTTCGCTGAAGCTGCGGTGGCGGATCGTCCGGCATGA